In Candidatus Moanabacter tarae, the genomic stretch AATCCAATTTCCATAATGACGATTCCACTACATGTAACAGGAGTTTTACTTGCCGGTCCCTGGTGTTTCGCCATGATCTGGGCCGATCGTAAATTCCTTCCCAAACCATTCCAAATGAATGGTTTCTTGGTTGTGATGAATATTGTTTGTGGTGTTGCTTTTGTCGTGTTCGGGGTGCTGGCAGTGTATGATGATATCCAGTCGCTTATTGGGTAACTTATAATCAGTGATAATAATTCGGAGTAGTTAAGAATGCGCTGGTGATTGGTTAGGTTCGTGGAATTTGCTAAGTCAGGGTTTCTTTTGATTAATCAGAATGTTGGAGATGTTCACAGGAATAATATTGGCCCTGTTACTGTGAGAGCAGAATCAATTGTCAGACATAAAATGCATGGTACATAAATCCAATAAATCTGCAGATGCACCATCCGGGTTAGTTGCAACGCTTGGAGGTGGCTGTTTTTGGTGCCTGGAAGCGGTATATGAATGCACCGAAGGTGTTGGGTTCGTGCAGTCAGGTTTCATGGGTGGTCATACTGCTTCTCCTACCTACGAAGAGGTTTGCGCTGGAAATAGCGGGCATGCCGAAGTAATCCAGATTTGTTTCGATCCAGTTCTTATACCTTACGAGAAATTGCTTAAAATTTTTTGGATGTCGCACGATCCGACGACTCTAAATCAGCAGGGACCTGATATCGGGACCCAGTACCGGTCAGTAATTTTCTATCATTCAGATGAGCAGAGAATACAGGCAAGAAGATCCAAGGATGATATGAATGTATCAGGCCGGTTCGATAACAACATAGTGACAGAGATTACAAGGGCTTCAGAATTTCATGAAGCAAGTGGGGACCATCAAAGTTATTTCAAAAATAACCCAACCGCTCCTTATTGCCAATTCGTCATCGCACCAAAAATGGCGAAGTTGAATCAAGAACTTGTTGGTGAAGGGCTTTCTTGGAAAGAGCCTAGGGTTGGGATTTGAAATTACGGTCTTTCTAGTCGTTTCCATTTCTCTCGATTATTGCCTATAAGAATTTATTCATTTAGGTACCGGAATTACCGTCGTGGGGAGGGAATATTAGTTTTCATATGGCCTCCCAATTGTCCTCTTTTGAGGGCAATCAATTCTGCCATGATACTTACGGCAATTTCAGCTGGAGTTTGTGCTCCAATGTCAATTCCGATTGGTGCAAATATTCTGCTTAACTGTTTTTCAGTGTAACCCTCGTCAATAAGATCGTGAAAAACTGCACGTACTCGCCGCCGACTTCCCAAAACGCCAAGGTAACCAGCGGGGGAATTAAGAAGGCTGCGCAGACAGAATTCATCATACCTATGTCCACGGGTTACCATTACGGCTGCGGTATTCCTATCTATATTAATTTTCGAGAGAGAATGTTGAAAGGAATGAGAGAGAAGGAGGTCTGCATCGGGAAACCGGTCAGAGGAGGCAAATGTTGGTCTGTCGTCTACGACAACAATACGATAATCAAGAAGCTTTCCAAGTTGGGCAAGCGGTTGAGCTATATGCCCGGCTCCACAAATTACCAGGGTGTGTTCTCCGGCTACGTATTCGAAAAAGTGGCGATGATTCTCTTTTGTTCTCCCGATCGATGAAGAATGAGACATTTTTTCCTGTAGAGCCAATTCGCAATTGTGGTCTAAATCTCGATTTCCGGTCTTTTTCTCTGGCGTAAAAACAATCAGATCAGAAGGGTCCGAACTCGAAACAGGGAGAACTCTAACAGCATTGGGAGTTGCTTCTCCAGTTAGAAGGTCGAGTCCGTCAACAGGATGCGTCCAGCATTCCACCGCAATCTCCATTATTCCACCACAAATTCGATCACTCGATTCAAGAGCATTTTCAGTTAAATCTACTTGTAACAATTCAAATTCATCTTTCCCACGACC encodes the following:
- the msrA_2 gene encoding Peptide methionine sulfoxide reductase MsrA translates to MVHKSNKSADAPSGLVATLGGGCFWCLEAVYECTEGVGFVQSGFMGGHTASPTYEEVCAGNSGHAEVIQICFDPVLIPYEKLLKIFWMSHDPTTLNQQGPDIGTQYRSVIFYHSDEQRIQARRSKDDMNVSGRFDNNIVTEITRASEFHEASGDHQSYFKNNPTAPYCQFVIAPKMAKLNQELVGEGLSWKEPRVGI
- the pucA gene encoding putative xanthine dehydrogenase subunit A — encoded protein: MKTKECYQHLSQLLSSQENAVTATVVGSKGSTPREPGAKMLIRSDGTIEGTIGGGCGEADVIEVAKQMLGRGKDEFELLQVDLTENALESSDRICGGIMEIAVECWTHPVDGLDLLTGEATPNAVRVLPVSSSDPSDLIVFTPEKKTGNRDLDHNCELALQEKMSHSSSIGRTKENHRHFFEYVAGEHTLVICGAGHIAQPLAQLGKLLDYRIVVVDDRPTFASSDRFPDADLLLSHSFQHSLSKINIDRNTAAVMVTRGHRYDEFCLRSLLNSPAGYLGVLGSRRRVRAVFHDLIDEGYTEKQLSRIFAPIGIDIGAQTPAEIAVSIMAELIALKRGQLGGHMKTNIPSPRR